Proteins from a single region of Sphaerochaeta globosa str. Buddy:
- the nfo gene encoding deoxyribonuclease IV translates to MHTIGPHTSIGGGLHLALARADEFGANALGMFTKNQRQWKAKPLTDEEITLFVETCASLHFSNDQILVHDSYLINLANPDAQKRKQSLEAFIDELRRVEQLGLKLLNFHPGSHLAQIDAKEGLLLVAQSLDIALSETESAIAVVENTAGQGSNLGSSFEELAYLYENCQSKNRIGFCIDTCHAHAGGYDLSSVEKFEKTIDRFDHLIGLDKLMGMHLNDAKAPAASHLDRHESLGAGTIGWATFEHIATDPRFENIPLVLETIDSEKWKDEVAHLRWGKR, encoded by the coding sequence ATGCATACGATTGGACCTCATACAAGCATCGGTGGAGGGCTTCACCTCGCCTTGGCCAGAGCGGATGAATTTGGTGCAAATGCCTTAGGCATGTTCACCAAGAATCAGAGACAGTGGAAGGCCAAGCCCCTGACAGACGAGGAGATAACGCTTTTCGTCGAAACATGCGCTTCGCTGCATTTTTCCAATGATCAGATTCTGGTACATGACAGCTACCTGATAAATCTTGCAAATCCTGATGCACAAAAGCGTAAGCAGAGCCTAGAGGCCTTCATCGACGAGCTGAGGAGGGTTGAGCAACTTGGCTTGAAGCTTCTCAACTTCCACCCAGGCTCCCACCTCGCTCAGATTGATGCAAAAGAGGGCCTGCTCTTGGTTGCACAAAGCCTCGACATAGCTCTTAGTGAGACCGAAAGTGCCATCGCGGTCGTTGAGAACACCGCCGGACAAGGATCCAATCTTGGCTCGAGTTTTGAAGAGCTTGCCTACCTGTATGAGAACTGCCAAAGCAAGAATCGAATCGGCTTTTGCATCGATACCTGTCATGCGCACGCCGGCGGCTACGACTTGTCCAGCGTTGAGAAATTCGAAAAGACCATCGATCGTTTTGACCATCTTATCGGGTTGGACAAGCTTATGGGCATGCATCTCAACGATGCCAAGGCCCCTGCGGCAAGCCATCTCGACCGCCATGAAAGTCTTGGAGCAGGTACCATCGGCTGGGCCACCTTCGAACATATCGCCACCGACCCACGATTCGAAAACATTCCCTTGGTTTTGGAGACCATCGACAGCGAAAAATGGAAGGATGAAGTGGCGCATCTGCGCTGGGGGAAGCGATAA
- a CDS encoding glycerophosphodiester phosphodiesterase, translated as MHRVFDTPVLFGHRGSSFDHPENTLSSFSACLDMHIQGIELDVQQCKSGELVVIHDFDLKRIARIPKRIDAMTYQDLKHIDVGRGEHIPLFEEVLALGKDMLLYDIELKAEGIQNTGLEMAVWDQLAKTGLQNQALISSFNPVSLLRFKHISKNSIPTALIYSDSPSVPRFLRHGFGRHLVHPTYLKPPVQQFEEARLWNYQRCTWTVDDPEQAASLLAKGAMGIISNNPKELVHLFNA; from the coding sequence ATGCACAGAGTATTCGATACACCCGTTCTCTTTGGCCATCGAGGGTCCTCGTTCGATCACCCGGAAAATACCCTCTCAAGCTTTTCAGCATGCCTGGATATGCATATACAGGGCATAGAGCTCGATGTTCAGCAGTGTAAAAGTGGAGAGCTGGTTGTCATCCACGACTTCGACCTCAAGCGTATAGCCCGCATACCCAAGCGCATCGATGCAATGACCTACCAAGATCTCAAGCATATCGATGTAGGCAGAGGTGAACACATTCCCCTCTTTGAGGAGGTTTTGGCTCTGGGAAAGGATATGCTCTTATATGATATTGAGCTGAAAGCAGAAGGAATACAGAACACCGGCTTGGAGATGGCAGTTTGGGACCAGCTGGCCAAGACAGGCTTGCAAAACCAAGCGTTGATAAGCTCCTTCAACCCTGTCAGCCTGCTACGCTTCAAACACATCAGTAAAAACAGCATCCCCACCGCCCTCATCTATAGTGACTCACCATCGGTTCCGAGATTCCTTCGCCATGGATTCGGCAGGCATCTGGTACATCCGACCTATCTCAAGCCACCTGTACAGCAGTTTGAAGAAGCACGCCTGTGGAACTATCAACGTTGTACGTGGACGGTCGATGATCCCGAACAGGCAGCATCTTTGCTTGCGAAAGGGGCCATGGGCATTATCAGCAACAATCCAAAAGAACTGGTGCACTTGTTCAACGCATGA
- a CDS encoding ATP-binding protein yields MHQEYLVPAQDFSVAGVASSNLKRLLKQLNIPPLTIKRIIVAVFEAEVNVIAHSYGGKILCDFEEEQVQVDVIDTGPGIPDLELAMTEGWSTASDEVREMGYGAGMGLPNIRKSCDKLSIYTKAGDHTHLSMLFKFKEES; encoded by the coding sequence ATGCATCAAGAGTACCTTGTCCCAGCACAGGACTTCTCGGTGGCGGGTGTTGCATCCAGCAACCTAAAGCGGCTGCTCAAACAGCTGAATATCCCCCCCTTGACGATCAAGCGCATCATAGTCGCAGTCTTCGAGGCTGAAGTCAACGTCATAGCCCACTCCTATGGGGGCAAGATTCTTTGCGACTTCGAGGAAGAACAAGTTCAGGTGGATGTCATCGACACCGGACCCGGCATCCCCGACTTGGAGCTGGCCATGACCGAAGGATGGTCGACGGCAAGCGACGAAGTCCGCGAGATGGGGTACGGAGCAGGCATGGGATTGCCGAATATTCGAAAGAGTTGTGACAAGTTGTCCATTTATACCAAGGCCGGGGACCACACCCACCTGTCCATGCTGTTCAAATTCAAGGAGGAGTCATGA
- the pepT gene encoding peptidase T: MSTTLRKEILSRFLRYAVIDTMSDDQAVAVKHPSTDGQWDLLNLLVDELKALGINDVQVDPNGVVIARLPSNIEYTVPTVAFMAHVDTADDVMGNNVKPRVIEAFDGKDIVLNEQYTLFSEDNPELGKYIGETLIVTDGNTLLGSDDKAGVAEIMSAAAYLIAHPEVKHGVVEFIFTSDEETGAGMNTFPYEKISCDYCYTIDGGKRFEIESECFNAATVKVHFSGVSYHLGMARGRLVNALTMASFFINALPQAESPEATDGRYGYYCAQSFNGTSTEADLTLYLRDFDLDILNRRIDTIKSLASATEALYPKGKVLVDAKHIYYNMALVAATKPFAMENLYEAGRQLGMELESALIRGGTDGARMANERNIPCPNIFTGGHNLHSRYEWAALPAMEDACRLIIKIVEVGASK; the protein is encoded by the coding sequence ATGTCTACTACTCTCCGCAAAGAAATCCTGTCACGTTTCCTCCGCTATGCAGTCATCGATACCATGAGCGACGACCAAGCTGTTGCCGTGAAGCACCCCTCCACCGACGGTCAGTGGGATTTGCTTAATCTGCTTGTTGATGAGCTGAAAGCTCTGGGCATCAACGATGTACAAGTCGATCCCAATGGTGTGGTCATCGCAAGACTTCCCTCCAATATTGAGTATACAGTACCCACGGTAGCCTTCATGGCCCATGTCGATACTGCCGACGATGTAATGGGAAACAATGTAAAACCAAGAGTCATCGAAGCTTTTGACGGCAAGGACATCGTACTGAACGAGCAGTACACCCTTTTCTCTGAGGATAATCCCGAGCTTGGCAAGTATATCGGCGAGACCCTGATCGTCACCGACGGCAATACATTGCTTGGCAGTGATGATAAGGCCGGTGTTGCCGAAATAATGAGTGCAGCAGCCTATCTGATAGCCCATCCCGAGGTAAAGCACGGGGTGGTGGAGTTCATCTTCACCAGTGATGAAGAAACCGGGGCTGGTATGAACACCTTTCCCTATGAGAAAATCAGCTGTGACTATTGCTATACCATCGATGGTGGCAAGCGCTTTGAAATTGAAAGTGAGTGTTTCAATGCAGCAACGGTGAAAGTCCATTTCAGCGGGGTCAGCTATCATTTGGGCATGGCCCGCGGCCGGCTCGTCAATGCATTGACTATGGCCTCGTTCTTTATCAACGCCCTTCCCCAAGCAGAGAGTCCTGAGGCAACCGATGGCCGCTATGGGTATTACTGCGCACAGAGTTTCAACGGGACGAGTACTGAAGCGGATCTGACCCTCTACCTCAGGGATTTCGATTTGGACATCCTCAACCGCAGAATCGATACGATCAAGAGTCTTGCATCTGCAACCGAAGCCCTCTATCCGAAGGGGAAGGTCCTCGTCGATGCAAAGCATATCTACTACAACATGGCCTTGGTGGCTGCTACCAAGCCTTTTGCCATGGAAAATCTGTATGAAGCAGGCCGACAGTTGGGTATGGAGCTTGAGAGTGCGTTGATCCGTGGAGGTACGGATGGGGCACGGATGGCAAACGAACGCAATATTCCCTGCCCGAATATCTTTACCGGCGGACACAACCTGCATTCTCGTTATGAGTGGGCTGCTCTTCCTGCCATGGAAGATGCCTGCCGCCTGATCATCAAGATTGTTGAGGTTGGTGCTTCGAAATGA
- a CDS encoding [Fe-Fe] hydrogenase large subunit C-terminal domain-containing protein, with protein MSNQLFHHALYIVESACKGCTHCMKRCPTQAIRIAKGKARIDNDLCIECGQCMAVCPNNAIAIEQDSLSQLEAFTTRVAIVPAVFFAQFDDSVTLSHICGALYALGFTHLYLAETGVDILGILEAEDQSTTLPLISNFCPSVQRLIQVRFPLLVNNLSTLRSPAQVTALFARSELKALFEGLGIFYFSPCAAKIAQFKTEGSEEHRLFDGIINFDTAYNLVCAYIAKHKGDADQKQHTFSFPDCTRKALRWSLVKGQSSHHTGRCLAVDEMHNVIEFLEILEDEQDTNLQFLELDACAEGCVGGILTVRNRFLATERIRHWSSTVPKQLSQDLCERIIEQKQAFLKNLNLEPVQALHVLGLDTDHSKALQKLRKAERILAYLPGIDCGLCGSPSCKALSEDIAKSQASIRQCAVLKLKSAKDLNSLARIWGERSTTADGLQDDQA; from the coding sequence ATGAGCAACCAACTATTCCATCATGCCCTCTATATCGTTGAATCAGCGTGCAAAGGGTGTACCCACTGCATGAAACGCTGCCCCACCCAAGCCATCCGCATAGCCAAGGGAAAAGCCCGTATCGACAATGACTTGTGTATCGAATGTGGTCAGTGTATGGCTGTCTGTCCGAACAACGCCATCGCCATTGAACAGGATTCCCTCTCACAGCTTGAAGCGTTCACTACGCGGGTAGCCATTGTTCCTGCTGTATTTTTCGCTCAGTTCGATGATTCAGTGACGCTCAGCCACATTTGCGGAGCCTTGTATGCGCTCGGCTTCACCCACCTGTACCTCGCTGAAACCGGGGTGGACATTCTTGGTATACTTGAGGCTGAGGACCAAAGTACCACCCTTCCTTTGATCAGCAACTTCTGTCCTTCGGTACAACGACTCATTCAGGTCCGCTTCCCTCTTTTGGTGAATAACCTGAGCACCCTGCGCTCCCCCGCCCAAGTCACCGCCCTCTTTGCCCGCAGTGAATTGAAAGCCCTATTCGAAGGTCTGGGCATTTTCTATTTCAGCCCTTGTGCAGCCAAAATCGCCCAGTTCAAAACTGAGGGCTCCGAAGAGCACCGCCTTTTCGATGGTATCATCAATTTCGACACTGCCTACAACCTGGTATGCGCCTACATTGCCAAACACAAAGGGGACGCAGATCAAAAGCAGCACACCTTCAGCTTTCCTGACTGCACCCGCAAAGCCTTGCGATGGAGTCTGGTAAAAGGACAAAGCTCGCACCATACCGGTCGCTGCCTCGCTGTGGATGAAATGCACAATGTGATTGAATTCCTGGAGATTCTGGAAGACGAGCAGGATACAAATCTGCAGTTCTTGGAACTCGATGCCTGCGCAGAAGGTTGCGTCGGCGGGATACTCACCGTACGCAACCGTTTCCTGGCAACCGAGCGAATCAGGCACTGGTCCAGCACGGTGCCCAAGCAATTGAGCCAAGACCTCTGTGAGCGGATCATCGAGCAGAAGCAGGCTTTTTTGAAGAACCTCAACCTTGAACCGGTACAGGCCTTGCACGTTCTAGGCCTCGATACCGATCACAGCAAAGCCCTGCAGAAACTGAGAAAGGCGGAGCGCATCCTCGCCTATCTTCCGGGTATCGACTGCGGACTGTGCGGCAGCCCGTCCTGCAAAGCCTTGTCCGAGGACATTGCCAAGAGTCAGGCGAGTATTCGTCAATGTGCCGTTCTAAAACTAAAATCGGCCAAGGATTTGAACTCCCTGGCCCGGATTTGGGGTGAAAGGTCTACAACGGCAGACGGACTGCAGGACGATCAAGCATAG
- a CDS encoding DRTGG domain-containing protein codes for MKLKDILACVDGKLVCGESHLEDEVMRGFASDLMSDVLTILEDDIILITGLSNNQAIRTAEMSDISNILLVRNKKPSQSMIDMAKELNISLAYTSFSLFKASGLLYQQGLKPVY; via the coding sequence ATGAAACTTAAAGATATCCTAGCATGTGTGGATGGGAAGCTTGTCTGCGGAGAATCCCATCTGGAAGACGAAGTAATGAGAGGTTTTGCCAGCGACCTTATGAGCGATGTACTGACCATCCTTGAGGATGACATCATCCTCATCACCGGCTTGTCCAATAATCAGGCCATCAGAACGGCGGAGATGAGTGACATCAGCAACATTCTGCTGGTTCGCAACAAGAAACCCAGCCAAAGCATGATCGACATGGCCAAGGAGTTGAATATTTCGCTCGCCTACACCTCCTTCTCCCTTTTTAAAGCTAGCGGGCTTCTCTATCAACAAGGGTTGAAGCCGGTATATTAG
- the glpK gene encoding glycerol kinase GlpK: MKYVGALDQGTTSTRFIVFDQKGTLVASHQLEHQQIYPQPGWVEHDPWEIWDNSSECISKALKAANLKGSDIAGIGITNQRETIIAWNPKTGKVWHNAIVWQDLRGSDLIEKLKEHVDASFLQKKSGLLFSPYFSASKIAWLLDHVDGLRDEAEKGDVVFGTIDTWLTWNLTGGKALVTDVTNASRYLLMNIETCQWDDELLSLFNIPKKALPMIVPSSGMVYATTTPSGPLRSEVPVCGILGDQQAALFGQACFTEGLGKSTYGTGCFLLVNTGLKLVTSAQGLLTTVAYQLGSEKPMYALEGSIAVAGSLVQWARDNLKIVQNPQELDKLASSVPDCGGVYIVPAFSGLFAPYWRSDARGVIAGLTGYVTRAHLARAILEATAFQAHDIFKGMEKDSGIEMTTLKVDGGLTNSQPLMEFQADLLGIPVIRPLVVETTALGAAYAAGLSVGVWKDLQELAAYWKEERRWEPKMSKEVRCEKIRFWKKAVNRTLDWVGPQEDEQ; this comes from the coding sequence GTGAAATACGTTGGAGCTTTGGACCAGGGGACGACCAGTACCCGATTTATTGTATTTGATCAGAAAGGGACTCTTGTCGCATCCCATCAGCTGGAACACCAGCAGATTTATCCCCAGCCCGGTTGGGTCGAACATGATCCTTGGGAAATCTGGGACAACAGCTCGGAGTGCATCAGCAAGGCCCTCAAGGCTGCCAACCTCAAAGGCAGCGATATTGCAGGAATCGGCATCACCAACCAGCGGGAGACCATCATCGCTTGGAATCCGAAGACTGGAAAAGTCTGGCACAATGCCATCGTATGGCAGGACCTGAGGGGTTCCGACCTCATTGAGAAGCTGAAAGAGCATGTGGATGCTTCTTTTTTGCAGAAAAAGAGCGGTCTGCTTTTCAGCCCGTATTTTTCTGCTTCCAAAATTGCTTGGTTGCTTGACCATGTGGATGGTCTGCGTGATGAGGCCGAGAAGGGCGATGTGGTCTTCGGCACCATCGATACCTGGCTTACCTGGAACCTTACCGGTGGAAAAGCACTGGTTACCGATGTGACCAATGCTTCACGATACCTTTTGATGAATATCGAGACCTGTCAGTGGGATGACGAGCTGCTCTCCCTGTTCAATATACCCAAGAAAGCTCTTCCTATGATTGTTCCGTCATCGGGCATGGTGTATGCCACTACCACCCCCAGCGGTCCGCTTCGCAGCGAAGTTCCTGTGTGTGGAATCCTCGGCGACCAGCAGGCTGCCTTGTTCGGCCAGGCCTGTTTCACGGAAGGATTGGGAAAGAGCACGTACGGTACCGGCTGCTTCCTTTTGGTAAACACCGGACTCAAGCTTGTCACCAGTGCCCAAGGTTTGTTGACAACCGTGGCCTATCAGCTGGGCAGTGAAAAGCCGATGTACGCATTGGAAGGTTCCATTGCAGTAGCAGGCTCCTTGGTTCAATGGGCACGGGACAATTTGAAGATCGTGCAGAATCCACAGGAACTGGACAAACTGGCCTCCTCTGTGCCAGACTGCGGCGGAGTGTACATCGTTCCTGCTTTCAGTGGGCTTTTTGCTCCGTACTGGAGATCTGATGCACGCGGGGTAATTGCAGGGCTGACCGGCTATGTGACCCGCGCCCACCTTGCCAGGGCCATTTTGGAAGCGACAGCCTTCCAAGCCCACGATATTTTCAAGGGAATGGAAAAGGATAGCGGAATCGAGATGACTACCCTCAAGGTCGACGGCGGGCTTACCAACAGCCAGCCATTGATGGAATTCCAAGCCGACCTGCTGGGGATTCCTGTCATCCGTCCCTTGGTGGTGGAGACTACTGCTTTGGGTGCCGCCTACGCTGCGGGCTTGTCTGTGGGAGTATGGAAGGATTTACAGGAGCTTGCCGCCTATTGGAAGGAGGAGCGCCGTTGGGAACCGAAGATGTCCAAGGAAGTTCGATGTGAGAAGATTCGCTTCTGGAAGAAAGCTGTGAATCGCACCCTCGACTGGGTGGGGCCGCAGGAAGATGAACAGTAG
- the cdaA gene encoding diadenylate cyclase CdaA, with the protein MVFDAMQGLLSFMRPALQVGVLAWVFYRFYVTIAQTKAQQLVKVVVVLFASFAVSYILKLDVLLWMFRYISIPATIFICIVYQPELRRSFTQLWSGGSRLFRIGTQTTSSDQIDSILNACNVLVNKRRGALIVFPRRLGIKNIIDSGTRLNADLSTSLILTVFDHDTPLHDGAMVVQSGRIVAAGCYLPLSEQTDIKKSFGTRHRAALGLAEESDAVVLIVSEETGAISMTYNANLYYDLEAGTIKRMLLALFSYNDITPEELLQEASSDEAE; encoded by the coding sequence ATGGTTTTCGATGCGATGCAAGGTTTGCTCTCATTCATGCGCCCCGCCCTTCAGGTGGGGGTGCTTGCATGGGTGTTCTATCGGTTTTATGTAACGATAGCACAGACCAAAGCTCAGCAACTGGTCAAGGTTGTAGTAGTCTTATTTGCCTCCTTTGCCGTGAGCTACATCCTGAAGCTGGATGTTCTGCTCTGGATGTTTCGGTATATTTCGATTCCTGCAACCATATTCATCTGTATTGTTTACCAGCCCGAACTGCGCCGATCCTTCACCCAGCTGTGGAGTGGTGGCTCGAGGCTTTTCAGGATTGGTACGCAGACCACGAGTTCCGACCAGATAGACTCCATTCTCAATGCCTGCAATGTACTGGTGAATAAACGAAGGGGCGCCCTCATTGTGTTCCCCCGTCGTTTGGGCATCAAGAATATTATCGACAGTGGAACGAGGCTCAATGCCGACCTTTCCACCAGTCTGATTCTTACCGTCTTCGACCATGACACACCGTTGCATGACGGAGCAATGGTCGTTCAGAGCGGCCGCATCGTAGCTGCCGGCTGTTATCTGCCTCTCAGTGAACAGACCGACATCAAGAAAAGCTTTGGTACCCGTCACCGTGCTGCCTTGGGGTTGGCTGAGGAGTCCGATGCCGTGGTCCTGATTGTCAGTGAAGAGACCGGTGCCATCAGCATGACGTATAATGCGAACCTCTACTATGATCTTGAAGCAGGAACCATCAAGCGGATGCTGCTAGCCTTGTTCAGTTACAACGACATTACTCCCGAAGAGCTTTTGCAGGAGGCAAGCAGTGACGAAGCTGAGTAA
- a CDS encoding insulinase family protein — protein sequence MSERQWALGDELSGFQLVEISTLPEYKGVGYLFRHIETNMEVFQVVNDDSELFFSYVFKTLPSNDCGIAHILEHSVLAGSERYPVRDPFMTLLKGSTNTFMNAMTYPDKTLYPAASPLKKDFDNLFCVYTDAVFAPLLREETFWQEGVRLVTDGENSHFEGVVYNEMLGDGSDHDSIVGKNSVRTLFPDTPYAFESGGNPEQIVRLDYQQFLSFYSQFYHPSNCKLFLYGNLQVGEKLAFLDQEYLKTRGSLKVNSTCKLAESWKQERSVSFTSPMEEGQTQESSSVVLSWATSEVTKPLEVVTLSTLVDIILGNPAAPLYKALLDSELGLDISPESGMSADFRQMPFLVGFKGIDAEKAEAAKACILGALSSIVEEGLDSDLVASCLKRARFKQLEIPGGMPTGLRALNRSLRGWLFDFGPTATIQSVGPLEELEQQLQANPRYFEDWIQTNLIDNPHRCLVTVKGDADHQKRQNEAIAKYAQQTKEALGKKGLKQLVLQNERFLQFENEGDTPQALATVPYLHLSDLPSTIKPNTHEHVSLEGQDLFVRSQFCNQIVYADIAIRIEDLSERELLLLPFYTRLVQMTGLGELSYVQVATKLKHLTGDFNLFVEMGSSCIDEDVLVLLLRTKMLLEDFDDAMQFIQRLLFEANVDDLRQIKQVLNNYKTDFADSITYNAHGFASLCAASVFSAVQYEGEQLSGLHQWFFLDALTDADLPQLAQEMLALQQKLNNCHRLINHLSCDEEYVQTLVPVWEHFVRGFEDKGPIAARKRNYEAVSKGEVHEVQLYRLPSTVSYAAYAMRTSARGSIEQAAQMLLGQILSGNDLWEVIRGQGGAYGVSANADVMEQMFVFSTYRDPRIVGSLSDFKRVLAKYATQSIDAKHIENALISTVGSELKPLSPSQDSILAFRRLLYHITDEFRLMRREQLLGLDSDRLNRGAEALLELAKTEDSYVVLAGSQLLEAEKDKHPMLDRPAVRLPL from the coding sequence ATGAGCGAACGGCAATGGGCCCTTGGCGATGAACTATCCGGTTTTCAGTTGGTTGAGATTTCCACCTTGCCGGAATACAAGGGTGTTGGATACCTGTTTCGGCATATCGAAACCAATATGGAAGTGTTTCAGGTAGTCAATGATGACAGTGAGCTGTTCTTCAGCTATGTGTTCAAGACCTTGCCCAGCAACGATTGCGGTATCGCGCACATCCTGGAGCACTCCGTGCTTGCAGGTTCTGAACGCTACCCGGTGCGCGACCCCTTCATGACCTTGCTCAAGGGCAGCACCAACACCTTCATGAATGCGATGACCTACCCCGACAAGACGTTGTATCCTGCCGCAAGTCCGTTGAAGAAAGACTTCGACAACCTCTTTTGCGTGTACACCGATGCGGTGTTCGCTCCGCTGTTGCGGGAGGAAACCTTCTGGCAGGAAGGAGTACGCTTGGTCACCGATGGGGAGAACAGCCACTTCGAGGGCGTAGTCTACAACGAAATGCTCGGGGATGGTTCGGATCATGATTCCATCGTCGGCAAGAACAGTGTGCGTACCTTGTTTCCCGATACTCCGTATGCTTTTGAGTCGGGAGGCAATCCTGAACAAATCGTCCGTCTTGATTACCAACAATTTCTCTCGTTCTATAGCCAATTTTATCATCCATCCAACTGCAAGCTCTTCTTGTACGGCAACTTGCAGGTCGGGGAGAAATTGGCCTTCCTTGACCAGGAATATTTAAAAACCCGTGGTTCTTTGAAAGTAAACAGCACCTGCAAGCTTGCTGAGAGCTGGAAGCAGGAACGCAGTGTCAGTTTCACCAGTCCGATGGAAGAAGGACAGACTCAGGAGAGCTCCTCGGTCGTACTTTCGTGGGCGACCAGCGAGGTGACAAAGCCTTTGGAAGTGGTCACGCTCTCCACCTTGGTGGATATTATTCTGGGCAATCCTGCAGCTCCGCTGTATAAGGCATTACTGGATAGCGAGCTTGGTTTGGATATTTCTCCGGAAAGCGGTATGAGTGCCGATTTCAGGCAGATGCCTTTCTTGGTTGGATTCAAAGGCATTGATGCCGAAAAAGCTGAAGCTGCCAAAGCGTGCATCCTGGGTGCCCTGTCTTCCATTGTAGAAGAAGGACTGGACAGCGACCTGGTAGCCTCGTGCCTGAAGCGTGCCCGTTTCAAGCAGTTGGAGATTCCCGGGGGAATGCCTACTGGGCTGAGAGCCTTGAACCGAAGTCTTCGCGGCTGGCTTTTTGATTTCGGGCCGACTGCAACCATCCAATCGGTAGGACCGCTTGAGGAACTTGAGCAGCAGCTGCAGGCCAATCCTCGCTATTTTGAGGATTGGATTCAGACCAATCTCATCGACAACCCTCACCGGTGCTTGGTAACCGTCAAAGGTGATGCCGATCATCAGAAGCGCCAGAATGAGGCAATTGCAAAGTATGCCCAACAGACCAAGGAAGCCTTGGGTAAAAAGGGACTGAAGCAGCTTGTCCTGCAAAACGAACGGTTCTTGCAGTTTGAGAACGAGGGTGATACCCCCCAGGCTCTAGCCACTGTGCCGTACCTGCATTTAAGCGACCTCCCCAGCACGATCAAGCCGAATACCCATGAGCATGTATCCCTGGAAGGCCAGGACCTTTTTGTCAGGTCGCAGTTCTGCAACCAGATAGTCTATGCCGATATAGCCATACGCATTGAGGACCTCAGTGAACGGGAGCTGTTGTTGCTTCCGTTCTATACCCGCTTGGTACAGATGACCGGGCTCGGAGAGCTCTCCTATGTGCAAGTTGCCACCAAGCTGAAGCATCTGACCGGTGATTTCAACCTCTTTGTTGAGATGGGCTCCTCCTGCATCGATGAGGATGTCTTGGTTCTGCTTCTCAGAACAAAGATGCTTCTTGAGGACTTTGATGATGCGATGCAGTTCATCCAACGCTTGCTCTTTGAGGCAAACGTGGATGACCTGAGGCAGATCAAGCAGGTATTGAACAACTATAAGACTGATTTCGCAGACAGCATCACCTACAACGCCCATGGTTTTGCCTCGTTGTGTGCCGCCAGTGTTTTCAGCGCGGTCCAGTACGAGGGCGAACAGCTTTCGGGTTTGCATCAGTGGTTCTTCCTCGATGCACTCACCGATGCGGACCTTCCCCAATTGGCCCAGGAGATGCTCGCATTGCAACAGAAACTGAACAACTGTCACCGGCTGATCAACCATCTTAGTTGCGATGAGGAATATGTGCAAACCTTGGTACCGGTATGGGAGCATTTTGTAAGGGGTTTTGAGGATAAAGGCCCCATTGCAGCAAGAAAACGCAACTATGAGGCAGTCAGCAAGGGCGAAGTGCATGAGGTGCAGCTCTACAGGCTTCCCTCCACGGTCAGCTATGCAGCGTATGCGATGAGGACCAGCGCACGGGGCAGTATCGAACAGGCGGCCCAGATGCTGTTGGGCCAGATTCTCAGTGGAAACGATTTATGGGAAGTCATTCGCGGTCAAGGAGGAGCTTACGGGGTGTCGGCAAATGCCGATGTGATGGAGCAGATGTTCGTCTTCTCAACCTATCGCGATCCCCGGATTGTTGGTTCCTTGAGTGATTTCAAACGGGTGCTTGCAAAGTATGCAACCCAAAGCATCGATGCCAAGCATATTGAGAATGCCTTGATTTCGACCGTCGGATCGGAGCTCAAGCCACTCTCTCCAAGCCAGGACTCCATTCTGGCTTTCCGCCGGTTGCTCTATCACATTACCGACGAATTCCGTCTGATGCGCCGTGAACAGTTATTGGGATTGGATAGCGACCGGCTCAACAGGGGAGCCGAGGCATTGCTTGAACTGGCCAAGACCGAGGATAGTTATGTAGTGCTTGCGGGTTCCCAGCTCCTGGAAGCGGAGAAGGATAAGCATCCTATGCTTGATCGTCCTGCAGTCCGTCTGCCGTTGTAG